The following is a genomic window from Haloarcula sp. DT43.
TGACGCTCCGTGGCCGCGTTTTCGCACTCGACAGGAGTTCCCGCCCTTCGGTCACCGCTCGACTGATAAGTGGTCTTCGCTGCGCTCAGACCACTCTACGTCCCATGCTGCCAGGAATCCATATACTCGGCCTGCGTGTCGGTCAGCGCGTCGAATTCGACGCCCTCGGCGTCCAGTTTGATTTCGGCGACCTCCTTGTCCAGTTCGTCCGGGACGGCGTGGACGCCGGCGTCGTAGTCGTCGCCGTTCTCGACCAGTTCGCGGACGCAGACGGCCTGCACGCCGAAGCTCTGGTCCATGACCTCGACGGGGTGGCCCAGCGCGACGGGGGTAGCGAGGTTGACCAGACGGCCCTCCGCCAGCACGTTCAGTCGGCGGCCGTCGGCCAGCTCGTAGGTCCGGACGCCGTCGCGGGACTCGTAGGTGTCGGCGGCGAGGTCCGACAGCGCGTCGAGGTCGACCTCCACGTCGAAGTGGCCGGCGTTAGCCAGCAGGACGCCGTCCTGCATGGCCTCGAAGTGCTCCTCGACGACCACGTCGCGGTTGCCCGTCGTCGTGATGAACACGTCGCCCTCGGCGGCGGCCTCGGCCATCGGCTTCACGTCGTAGCCCTCCATGTGGGCTTCGAGCGCGCGGCGGGGCTCGACCTCCGTGACGACCACGTCGGCGTTCTGGCCGGCAGCCTTCTTCGCGACACCCTTGCCGCAGTAGCCGTAGCCGGCGACGACGACGGTCTTGCCGGCCCACGAGAGGTTCGTCGTCATGGCGATGGAGGCCAGCGAGGACTCGCCGGTGCCGTGGACGTTGTCGAACAGGCGCTTCATCGGCGTGTCGTTGACGGCGAACACCGGGTACTTCAGTTCGCCGTCCTCGTCCATGGCGCGCAGGCGGTGGACGCCGGTGGTGGTCTCCTCGGCCCCGCCGACGATGGTGTCGATGAGCTCGGGGTAGTCCTCGTGGATGGCCGCCACGAGGTCCATGCCGTCGTCGACGGTGATGGTCGGCTCGTGGTCGATGACCGCCTCGATGGCGTCGTAGTACGCCTCGTCGTCGACGCCCCGCTCGGCGTAGGAGGTGACGCCGTCGACGGCGTCCAGCGCGGCGCTCACGTCGTCGTGCGTCGAGAGGGGGTTACAGCCGGTGATTGCGACCTCCGCGCCGCCGGCGGCGAGGATTTCGGCCAGGACGGCGGTCTTCGCTTCGACGTGCATCGCCATGCCGATGCGCTCGCCGGCGAAGGGCTGGTCGGCCTCGAACTGCTCGCGGAGCGCGCCGCAGATGGGCATGTGCTGAATGGCCCAGTCCATCTTCTTGCGGCCGGACTCACGAGCCTCGTCGAGGTCGTCAAGTCGCTCTGAAATAGGCGTCGTCATGCCACGACAGACGGAGAGAGTTCCTAAAACGCTACCGAAGCCGCTCAGTTGCCGCGATCGGCGGGCGGACCGGCGTCGTCCGGTCGGCCGCGGTCGCTGTCGTCATCGTCGTTATCGTCGTTGTCGCTGTCGTCATCGTCGTTATCGCCGTCGTCCTCTGACTCCTCGGCGTCGCTGTCCGCGTCGTCCTCAGCGCCCTCTTCGTCGCCGGATTCGTCGTCTTCGTCCGCCGATTCCGTGTCTTCGCTGTCGTCCTCGGAGTCCACGTCTTCGCCGTCGTCCCCATCTTCGGTCTCGTCCTCGTGGTCCTCGTCTTCAGTCTCGGTCTCGTCCTCGTCGTCGTTACCGCGGTCCTCCGGCGGGCCAGCGTGGTCCGGGGGGCCACGGCGGTCGTCCTCGTCCGTTTCGTTGTCGTCTTCGGTCTCGTCCTCGTCGTCATCGCGGTCATCGGGCGGTCCAGCGTTCTCGGGCGGGCCGCGGCGGTCGTCGTCCTCGGTTTCGTTCTCGTCGTCCTCACCGAAGATGT
Proteins encoded in this region:
- a CDS encoding adenosylhomocysteinase; its protein translation is MTTPISERLDDLDEARESGRKKMDWAIQHMPICGALREQFEADQPFAGERIGMAMHVEAKTAVLAEILAAGGAEVAITGCNPLSTHDDVSAALDAVDGVTSYAERGVDDEAYYDAIEAVIDHEPTITVDDGMDLVAAIHEDYPELIDTIVGGAEETTTGVHRLRAMDEDGELKYPVFAVNDTPMKRLFDNVHGTGESSLASIAMTTNLSWAGKTVVVAGYGYCGKGVAKKAAGQNADVVVTEVEPRRALEAHMEGYDVKPMAEAAAEGDVFITTTGNRDVVVEEHFEAMQDGVLLANAGHFDVEVDLDALSDLAADTYESRDGVRTYELADGRRLNVLAEGRLVNLATPVALGHPVEVMDQSFGVQAVCVRELVENGDDYDAGVHAVPDELDKEVAEIKLDAEGVEFDALTDTQAEYMDSWQHGT